A portion of the Magnetovibrio sp. genome contains these proteins:
- the rimO gene encoding 30S ribosomal protein S12 methylthiotransferase RimO — MDKKTPPKIGIISLGCPKALVDSERILTKLGAEGYLISETYDDADVVLVNTCGFIDSARQESLEAIQEAMAENGRVIVTGCLGIDEGAIREVAPGVLSVTGPHQYEQVVNAVHDAIPPLHDPFIDLIGPEGMKLTPRHYSYLKISEGCNHSCKFCIIPDIRGKLDSRPVGDVLREAERLVESGVKELLVISQDTSAYGLDLNYVANDWRGHPVKSNMYDLANALGDLGAWVRLHYVYPYPHVDSVIELMADGKILPYLDIPFQHASPNVLKAMRRPAHQEKTLERIQKWREICPEIAIRSTFIVGFPGETEEDFETLLNFLEDAQLDRVGCFQYENIQGAQANDLPDHVDADDKLSRWERFMELSQDISERKLLDRIGQSMQVLIDDVNDTGAVGRTYADSPEIDGNVYLDGAIDLKPGDMVKATITKSGTYDLWAEVE; from the coding sequence ATGGATAAAAAAACGCCCCCCAAGATCGGTATCATTTCGCTGGGTTGTCCCAAGGCGTTGGTCGATTCGGAACGAATCCTCACCAAGCTGGGCGCCGAGGGCTATCTGATCTCTGAAACCTACGACGACGCGGACGTGGTGCTGGTCAATACCTGCGGCTTCATCGACAGCGCGCGCCAGGAAAGCCTGGAAGCCATTCAAGAAGCCATGGCCGAAAACGGCCGGGTGATCGTGACCGGGTGTCTCGGCATCGACGAAGGCGCGATCCGCGAAGTCGCGCCGGGCGTTCTGTCGGTCACCGGACCGCATCAGTACGAACAGGTCGTCAACGCCGTGCACGACGCCATCCCGCCGCTGCACGACCCGTTCATCGACCTGATCGGGCCGGAAGGCATGAAGCTGACCCCGCGCCATTATTCGTATCTGAAAATTTCGGAGGGCTGCAATCACAGCTGCAAGTTCTGCATCATCCCCGACATCCGCGGCAAGCTCGACAGCCGCCCGGTCGGCGATGTGCTGCGCGAGGCCGAACGCCTGGTGGAAAGCGGCGTCAAGGAACTGCTGGTGATTTCCCAAGACACCAGCGCCTACGGACTGGACCTCAACTACGTCGCAAACGACTGGCGCGGCCATCCGGTCAAAAGCAACATGTATGATCTCGCCAATGCGCTCGGCGATCTGGGCGCGTGGGTGCGGCTGCATTACGTCTACCCCTACCCCCATGTGGACAGCGTGATCGAATTGATGGCGGACGGCAAAATCCTGCCATATCTGGACATCCCGTTCCAACACGCCAGCCCGAACGTGCTCAAAGCCATGCGCCGCCCCGCGCACCAGGAAAAGACCCTCGAACGCATTCAAAAGTGGCGCGAAATCTGCCCCGAAATCGCCATCCGCTCGACCTTCATCGTCGGCTTCCCCGGCGAGACGGAAGAAGATTTCGAAACCCTGCTCAACTTCCTGGAAGACGCACAGTTGGACCGGGTCGGCTGTTTTCAGTACGAAAACATCCAAGGCGCACAAGCCAACGATCTGCCCGACCATGTCGATGCCGACGACAAGCTGTCGCGCTGGGAACGGTTCATGGAACTGTCCCAAGACATATCGGAGCGCAAACTGCTCGACCGCATCGGCCAATCCATGCAGGTGTTGATCGACGACGTCAACGACACCGGCGCGGTCGGTCGCACCTACGCCGACAGCCCTGAGATCGACGGCAACGTCTACCTCGACGGCGCGATCGACCTCAAACCCGGCGATATGGTCAAAGCCACCATCACCAAGTCGGGCACCTACGATTTGTGGGCTGAGGTCGAGTGA
- a CDS encoding HlyD family type I secretion periplasmic adaptor subunit → MNDKPQINISKETHLFLLTLIGVVAAFFIWAMIGRLDVVSFAVGNVVPSSQVKTVQHLEGGIVADIMVREGDRVRKGQPLLALESTASGADVQELNVRIVSLTADVARLEAEVRGEDMVFPDGFEQEHPTLAQQTRAMFDNRRTQFINDMATQDALMNQRLRESDEIKARLANTRQKLKLLKEQVAISEELLKDDLTNRMLHLNLLKEVANLDGMISEDNAALNRLASAYEQERLNKESIEGRFRIQARTDLDEKRRSLDEFKNRVRKFEDSFKRSILVSPVEGVVMTLHVVTRGGVIQPGSAVVDIVPVGDVMVVEAKLAPQDVGYVHVGQIARVRLASGDGARFDPLEGTVSHVSPDTVETKDGTTFYKVRIKTDVDYFESKGQRYQLVPGVQVMCSIVTGTRSVMEYIASPFLGSFKTALQER, encoded by the coding sequence ATGAACGACAAACCCCAAATCAACATCAGCAAGGAAACCCATCTGTTCCTGCTCACCCTGATCGGGGTGGTCGCCGCGTTTTTCATCTGGGCGATGATCGGGCGGTTGGATGTGGTCAGTTTCGCGGTCGGCAACGTGGTGCCGTCGTCGCAGGTTAAGACCGTGCAGCACCTTGAAGGCGGCATCGTCGCAGACATCATGGTGCGTGAAGGCGACCGGGTGCGCAAAGGCCAGCCCTTGCTGGCGCTGGAATCGACGGCCAGCGGCGCGGATGTGCAGGAATTGAACGTGCGCATCGTTTCGCTGACCGCCGACGTCGCGCGCTTGGAAGCGGAAGTGCGCGGCGAAGACATGGTCTTTCCCGATGGGTTCGAGCAAGAGCATCCCACGCTCGCGCAACAAACCAGGGCGATGTTCGACAACCGCCGCACCCAGTTCATCAACGACATGGCGACCCAGGACGCCTTGATGAACCAGCGCTTGCGCGAAAGCGACGAGATCAAGGCGCGGTTGGCCAACACCCGTCAAAAGCTGAAATTGCTCAAAGAGCAAGTCGCCATCAGCGAAGAATTGCTCAAGGACGACCTGACCAACCGCATGTTGCATCTCAATCTGCTCAAAGAGGTGGCGAACCTTGACGGCATGATTTCCGAAGACAACGCGGCGCTCAATCGCCTCGCGTCGGCCTATGAGCAAGAACGCCTCAATAAGGAAAGCATCGAGGGGCGCTTTCGCATTCAGGCGCGCACAGACTTAGATGAAAAGCGCCGATCCTTGGATGAATTTAAGAACCGCGTGCGCAAGTTCGAAGACAGTTTCAAGCGCAGCATCTTGGTTTCGCCGGTTGAAGGCGTGGTGATGACCCTACACGTGGTGACGCGCGGCGGCGTGATCCAACCGGGCAGCGCGGTGGTGGACATCGTGCCGGTCGGTGACGTCATGGTGGTCGAGGCCAAGCTGGCGCCACAAGACGTCGGTTATGTCCATGTCGGCCAAATTGCGCGGGTGCGTCTGGCGTCCGGCGACGGTGCGCGGTTCGACCCGTTGGAAGGTACGGTATCGCACGTCAGCCCCGACACCGTCGAAACCAAAGACGGTACGACCTTTTACAAGGTGCGCATCAAAACAGACGTCGATTATTTCGAAAGCAAGGGCCAGCGCTATCAGCTGGTGCCGGGCGTACAGGTGATGTGTTCAATCGTCACAGGCACCCGTTCGGTGATGGAATACATCGCCTCGCCGTTCCTGGGCTCGTTCAAGACGGCGCTCCAGGAACGGTAG
- a CDS encoding NCS2 family permease, which yields MNWLDQYFGVTAKGSTLRTEFLAGFATFLTMAYIIVVNPAILSNGGLDFGSVFVATIIAAMVGSSIMGFWANWPVALAPGMGLNAFFTFGVVLGMKQPWEVALGAVFISGVLFLILSLTGLREWVINSIPKSLKLGIGAGIGMFLAIIGLKNAGVVVDHQATLVGLGEFTSLPVLLFLAGFAIMVVLDKLRVPGGIVIGIIAVSIVGWATGTTELAGVVGSVPSLEPTLFKLDIQGALTATMIGVVFAFLFVDFFDTAGTLTSVANIAGKIDADGKIENIGRAVISDSVATIVGSLFGTSNTTSYIESAAGIKEGGRTGLTAVVVAVFFLLCLGFAPLAKSIPAYATGAALVFVATHFMRNMLDINWDDVTEYAPAVLAAILMPLTFSIANGIAIGFITYAVVKIASGRMADANPAVLLVAVLGVLHYVYG from the coding sequence ATGAATTGGCTCGATCAATACTTTGGCGTCACCGCCAAGGGCAGCACCTTGCGTACGGAATTTCTGGCCGGTTTCGCCACCTTCTTGACCATGGCCTACATCATCGTGGTCAACCCCGCGATCCTGTCCAACGGCGGATTGGATTTCGGTTCGGTGTTCGTCGCGACCATCATCGCGGCGATGGTCGGGTCTTCGATCATGGGCTTTTGGGCCAACTGGCCGGTGGCGCTGGCACCCGGCATGGGGCTCAACGCGTTCTTCACCTTCGGCGTCGTGCTGGGGATGAAGCAGCCCTGGGAAGTGGCGCTGGGCGCGGTGTTCATCAGCGGCGTGCTGTTTTTGATCTTGAGCCTCACGGGCCTGCGCGAATGGGTGATCAATTCCATTCCCAAATCGTTGAAGCTTGGCATCGGCGCGGGCATCGGCATGTTTCTGGCCATCATCGGCCTGAAAAACGCCGGTGTGGTGGTCGATCATCAAGCGACCTTGGTGGGCTTGGGTGAATTCACCAGCCTGCCGGTTCTGTTGTTCCTGGCTGGTTTCGCGATCATGGTGGTGCTGGATAAATTGCGCGTACCGGGCGGCATCGTCATCGGCATCATCGCGGTCAGCATCGTCGGTTGGGCCACCGGCACGACGGAACTGGCGGGCGTGGTCGGTTCGGTGCCCAGTTTGGAACCGACGCTGTTCAAGCTCGATATTCAAGGCGCGCTGACCGCTACCATGATCGGTGTGGTGTTCGCGTTTCTGTTTGTGGACTTTTTCGACACCGCCGGTACGCTGACCAGCGTCGCCAACATCGCGGGCAAAATCGACGCCGACGGCAAGATCGAAAACATCGGCCGCGCGGTGATCAGCGATTCCGTGGCGACCATCGTCGGTTCGCTGTTCGGCACCTCCAACACCACCTCCTATATCGAAAGCGCCGCGGGCATCAAGGAAGGCGGGCGCACCGGCCTGACGGCGGTGGTCGTGGCGGTGTTTTTCCTGCTGTGCCTGGGCTTCGCGCCGCTGGCGAAAAGCATTCCGGCCTACGCCACCGGGGCGGCGCTGGTGTTCGTCGCCACGCATTTCATGCGCAACATGCTGGATATCAACTGGGACGACGTGACCGAGTACGCGCCGGCCGTGCTGGCCGCGATCTTGATGCCGCTGACGTTTTCCATCGCCAACGGCATCGCTATCGGCTTCATCACCTACGCGGTGGTGAAGATCGCCAGCGGGCGCATGGCGGATGCCAACCCCGCCGTGTTGCTGGTGGCGGTGCTGGGCGTTCTGCACTACGTGTACGGCTGA
- a CDS encoding phosphoribosyltransferase, which yields MSDKIFITANELLDDSFRLAHQILDDGFMPNYIVAIWRGGTPVGIAVQELLEHRGITTDHIAIRTSSYTGIWQQNDEIRVHGLHYIVENANAEDSLLIVDDTFDSGRSVDAVIRRIRELSRANTPGTIKVATIYYKPTKRKVDFEPDYYVHQTDKWLVFPHELQGLSDEEIAAHKPIAHSPK from the coding sequence ATGAGCGATAAAATCTTCATCACGGCGAACGAGTTGCTCGATGATTCCTTCCGGCTCGCCCACCAGATCCTCGACGACGGCTTCATGCCCAACTACATCGTCGCGATCTGGCGGGGCGGGACCCCGGTGGGCATCGCGGTGCAGGAGTTGTTGGAACATCGCGGCATCACCACCGATCACATCGCCATCCGCACCTCGTCGTACACCGGGATTTGGCAGCAAAACGACGAAATCCGCGTGCACGGATTGCATTACATCGTTGAAAACGCCAACGCCGAAGACAGCCTGCTGATCGTCGATGACACCTTCGATTCCGGGCGCAGCGTTGATGCGGTGATCCGCAGGATCCGGGAGCTGTCGCGCGCCAACACGCCCGGCACCATCAAAGTCGCGACGATTTACTACAAACCGACCAAGCGCAAAGTCGATTTCGAACCCGATTACTACGTTCATCAAACCGACAAGTGGCTGGTGTTTCCCCACGAACTGCAAGGGCTCAGCGATGAGGAAATCGCCGCCCATAAGCCCATTGCGCACTCGCCCAAATAG
- a CDS encoding TolC family protein, with amino-acid sequence MRTPMSFKAALLGSILFVSQVPSVNAAGLVDELSALLVEHQQIKAAEADLAAARANVDVAGGGYYPTASITANLGNEHIATHNPTSTRTTTSMAQREVDLSLKQTVWDFGATAATVDGSKLAVEQAQATLEQTRQAILLAALRVTMNVASAKRVLDHQTKSEASIKRQTELEDARVQRGSGFATDTLQAKTQLAGAQAARVRAEGTLRQSLNRYRAVFGAPPADIAGLELPNIKGITLPASEEDVVTAALENNPQVKIAGIQVGIADSEISRVIAANYRPVISASAEQKYKRDVGGTLGVKNERLVKVEATFDFNMGWTAANTLLATKSGYAASSSRLKDTRDQIEEQARNAWQSLVTARANADFLKNQANIASEFLDLARKERTLGQRSLIDVLSGETSLINALAAADRAETDVAIATLTVLNVMGQLDLSVLK; translated from the coding sequence GTGCGCACACCGATGAGCTTTAAAGCGGCCTTGCTGGGTAGCATTTTGTTCGTTTCCCAGGTTCCCTCGGTCAATGCCGCAGGTCTTGTCGATGAACTGTCGGCTTTGCTGGTCGAGCACCAGCAAATCAAGGCAGCCGAAGCCGATTTGGCAGCAGCCAGGGCGAATGTCGATGTCGCCGGCGGCGGTTACTATCCGACCGCAAGCATTACCGCCAATCTGGGTAACGAGCACATCGCTACGCACAATCCCACCAGCACGCGCACCACGACCTCGATGGCTCAGCGCGAAGTCGATTTGAGCCTAAAGCAAACGGTATGGGACTTCGGCGCGACGGCGGCAACGGTCGACGGTTCCAAGCTGGCGGTCGAACAGGCCCAAGCAACGCTGGAACAAACCCGCCAAGCAATCCTTTTGGCTGCGTTGCGGGTGACGATGAACGTCGCCAGCGCCAAGCGCGTTTTGGACCACCAAACCAAGAGCGAAGCCAGCATCAAGCGTCAAACCGAATTGGAAGACGCCCGCGTGCAACGTGGTTCGGGCTTCGCCACCGACACTTTGCAAGCCAAAACCCAATTGGCGGGTGCCCAGGCCGCGCGGGTGCGCGCCGAAGGCACCTTGCGCCAAAGCTTGAACCGTTACCGCGCCGTATTCGGCGCCCCGCCTGCCGACATTGCCGGGCTTGAACTGCCCAACATCAAGGGCATCACCCTGCCGGCCAGCGAAGAAGACGTCGTCACAGCGGCGTTGGAAAACAACCCGCAGGTCAAGATCGCGGGCATTCAGGTCGGCATCGCCGATTCCGAGATTTCGCGCGTCATCGCCGCCAACTATCGCCCGGTCATCAGCGCAAGTGCGGAACAGAAATACAAGCGTGACGTCGGCGGCACCCTTGGCGTCAAGAACGAGCGCTTGGTGAAAGTCGAAGCGACCTTTGATTTCAATATGGGGTGGACCGCCGCCAACACGTTGCTGGCGACGAAATCCGGCTACGCAGCGTCTTCCAGCCGTCTTAAAGACACCCGCGACCAGATAGAAGAGCAGGCACGCAACGCGTGGCAAAGCCTCGTCACCGCACGCGCCAACGCCGACTTCTTGAAGAACCAAGCCAACATCGCGTCTGAGTTCTTGGATTTGGCGCGCAAGGAACGGACCTTGGGTCAGCGTTCCTTGATTGACGTGCTGTCGGGTGAAACGTCCTTGATCAACGCCTTGGCCGCAGCCGACCGCGCCGAGACCGATGTCGCGATCGCCACCTTGACGGTTCTCAACGTCATGGGGCAATTGGATCTTTCCGTGCTAAAGTAA
- a CDS encoding MBL fold metallo-hydrolase, with protein sequence MPLKVAIIPVTPLQQNCTLMWCTDTMQGVAIDPGGDIDAVQDAIAELGFTLVKALLTHGHFDHVGGAMDLAERTGAPIVGPHKDDEFITTKVVEGGQKFGLGGGRDISGNMWLNDGDTVEFGNLTLDVLHTPGHTPGHIVFYNAEAQVAQVGDVLFKGSIGRTDFPRGDLDTLITSITTKLWPLGDDVAFVPGHGPTSTFGEERATNPFVGDRALKG encoded by the coding sequence ATGCCCCTGAAAGTCGCGATCATCCCCGTCACGCCGCTGCAGCAGAACTGCACCCTGATGTGGTGCACGGACACCATGCAGGGCGTCGCCATCGATCCCGGCGGGGACATCGATGCGGTTCAAGACGCCATCGCCGAGCTTGGTTTCACGCTGGTCAAGGCTCTGCTCACCCATGGTCATTTCGATCATGTCGGCGGCGCGATGGATTTGGCGGAACGCACCGGCGCGCCGATCGTCGGCCCGCACAAGGACGACGAATTCATCACCACCAAGGTGGTTGAAGGCGGGCAGAAATTCGGCCTCGGCGGCGGGCGCGACATCAGCGGCAACATGTGGCTGAACGACGGCGACACGGTTGAGTTCGGCAATCTCACCCTCGACGTGCTGCACACCCCCGGTCACACCCCTGGGCACATCGTTTTTTACAATGCCGAGGCCCAAGTCGCGCAAGTCGGCGACGTGTTGTTCAAAGGATCCATCGGGCGCACCGATTTTCCGCGCGGCGATCTCGACACGCTGATCACGTCGATCACCACCAAGTTGTGGCCGTTGGGCGACGATGTTGCGTTCGTGCCCGGCCACGGCCCGACCAGCACATTTGGCGAGGAACGCGCCACCAACCCGTTCGTCGGCGACCGGGCCTTGAAGGGCTAA
- a CDS encoding ATP-binding cassette domain-containing protein, whose amino-acid sequence MGELFKRLKAYPSVALELAGASLFANVLALASPLFVIQVLNRYVSHGVDSTLFTLTSGVILAIAFEISFRQIRLKIATALSQPFDRAYAGGTYEVLLAARGDVLAQMSPGQKREAAAASDAIQQAYAAPNMAAYFDLPFAFVFLFALTMLSAPLATVAVVFVLVAIGLGWMNLKALKSPTERLQGQMAERQGLFDSAISDPDTVRAFTAEAFLFKRWNRMQDALDAVRATMSGRQGGMQNLTQGIQALMSTAIIATGGMLVVAGKLDVGLLIGANILAARTLGPVVRITQSAGMLANAKAARATLDNLMRVPREARRGAALGVYKGGIELKDLGFAYPGQPTPMFESLSLKLEPGALFVVSGSNGTGKTTLARLLAGLMSPSRGQILVDGVELTQVAPEWWRRQIIYLPQEPGFFSGTVRDNILAYNPDLDEKGLNAVIRDAGLEMFFSRSREGFDMVLQAGGRNLPLGIRRRLALARALASEGRLVILDEPTEGLDGEGTQQMGRVMNTLSQKGCTIIALSHDPNIIKGAPHVLDLNVKPVPRLLQVKGTDAATQKGGA is encoded by the coding sequence GTGGGCGAACTTTTCAAACGTCTTAAAGCCTATCCTTCGGTTGCCCTGGAACTTGCTGGGGCGTCGTTGTTCGCCAACGTTTTGGCGTTGGCGTCGCCCTTGTTCGTGATTCAGGTGCTCAATCGCTACGTTTCGCACGGGGTGGATTCGACCCTGTTTACGTTGACGTCCGGGGTGATCCTGGCCATCGCGTTCGAGATTTCGTTCCGTCAAATCCGCCTCAAAATCGCCACCGCGCTTTCACAGCCCTTCGACCGTGCCTATGCGGGGGGCACATATGAGGTGCTGTTGGCCGCGCGCGGCGATGTGTTGGCGCAAATGTCGCCGGGACAAAAGCGCGAGGCGGCCGCGGCATCCGACGCCATTCAACAAGCTTACGCCGCGCCCAACATGGCGGCTTATTTCGATCTGCCGTTCGCGTTCGTGTTCTTGTTTGCGCTGACCATGCTCAGCGCGCCGCTGGCAACCGTGGCGGTTGTGTTCGTGTTGGTTGCGATCGGCTTGGGGTGGATGAACCTCAAGGCGTTGAAAAGTCCGACCGAGCGCTTGCAAGGGCAAATGGCGGAACGCCAAGGATTGTTCGACAGCGCCATATCCGATCCCGATACCGTGCGCGCTTTTACCGCCGAAGCGTTTTTGTTCAAACGTTGGAACCGCATGCAAGATGCCCTGGACGCCGTGCGCGCGACCATGTCGGGGCGCCAAGGCGGCATGCAGAATTTAACCCAGGGTATTCAGGCCCTGATGTCCACGGCGATCATCGCCACCGGTGGCATGCTGGTGGTGGCGGGCAAGCTGGACGTCGGCTTGCTGATCGGCGCGAACATCCTGGCGGCGCGCACCTTGGGGCCGGTGGTGCGGATCACCCAGTCCGCAGGCATGTTGGCGAACGCCAAAGCGGCGCGCGCCACCTTGGACAACCTAATGCGGGTGCCGCGTGAAGCGCGACGCGGCGCGGCACTAGGCGTCTACAAAGGCGGGATTGAGTTGAAGGATCTGGGTTTTGCCTATCCGGGCCAACCGACGCCGATGTTTGAAAGTTTGAGCCTCAAGCTGGAGCCCGGCGCGCTGTTCGTGGTGTCGGGCAGTAACGGTACCGGCAAGACCACTTTGGCGCGGTTGTTGGCGGGCCTGATGTCACCATCGCGCGGCCAAATTTTGGTCGATGGCGTCGAACTGACCCAGGTTGCGCCGGAATGGTGGCGGCGACAGATTATCTATCTGCCTCAAGAACCAGGTTTCTTCAGCGGTACGGTACGCGACAACATTTTGGCGTACAATCCCGATCTCGATGAAAAAGGTCTCAATGCGGTGATCCGCGACGCCGGACTTGAGATGTTTTTTTCCCGCAGCCGCGAAGGTTTCGACATGGTCTTGCAAGCTGGCGGACGCAATCTGCCGCTGGGCATCCGCCGCCGCTTGGCGTTGGCGCGGGCGCTGGCCTCAGAAGGCCGCCTGGTGATCTTGGACGAACCGACCGAAGGCTTGGACGGCGAAGGCACCCAGCAGATGGGCCGAGTGATGAATACGCTTAGCCAAAAAGGCTGCACCATCATTGCGTTGTCGCACGATCCCAACATCATCAAGGGCGCACCGCACGTTTTGGACTTGAACGTTAAGCCGGTACCGCGTCTGCTGCAGGTCAAGGGTACGGATGCCGCCACGCAGAAGGGGGGCGCATGA